TACCATCTCAGATTCAAAAGCTTTACACAAATGTTGAACATCTTCATCTTGTTAACAGTTATGGATCATATAGACCTATGAAAGGTATTGCTGGAAGGccagaaataattattgaaggCAGTAATACTATTGATGGGTCTTGGAAAGAATATGAATTCCTATACAAACCAGgaaatgtaaataatgtaTTACCATTTGTAGGTGagttatttgataaatattatactacatatatatatatgaatatgaattatttaaatgtcttAGAAACTTTTATTTAGTGAGTTGTACATAatcaaaattgattaaaatagatagatcaaaattgaaaaatatatttcattttatttttattatattttacttatagCTCCTCATCAACCTCGTCTTGATTGGCAAATGTGTTTTGCTGCTTCAAGTACATATCATCAAAATCCTTGGTTAATGTCATTAGCATTTCGTCTTTTAAATGGACAGCCCGAAGCATTGGCTTTAATAAATACTGTGGAAAATCCATTTAATACTAAACCGCCAAAGTACATAAAAGCAagtctttatcattattattacgtgcCATGGAataatacgtacgtactttTACAATGTATAAATTGTATACAAAACGGAATTgagaagataattttttatgttatgAATTTTTACAACTATtagaaatcattattttttaattacagaCAAAGCAATACGCAAGCTTGGTGGACTAGAGAAAAAGTGGAGGAGTATATGCCAATATTTGCTAGAGATCATGTACCtttaatagaatatttgtcaaaaaagaaacttattcAAGAAAAaccaattttaaaaattaccaATGGAAGACTTAAATCAATATTAGATGCTATTAGACATTTAGTTTCTAAGGTTGAAGCAAGTTTATTTTTGTGGGGAGTTCATACAGCAGGCTGGGGAATAATGCTCTTATGATTTAAATgctattcaaaataatttaatttaaaagaaaaaataatcatataacttttcataagctatcacaataattattaaaatattgtcattacataaaaataataattataaaaatgaattcatactcaaaatattaatgtatatagtTTTTGATAAGTTTTTGTGTTTGTTTAGTATGCACAAAGTAAAGCAATCATATTATTCTACTATGCAATATCTTTCTGATTTATGAAATGGGTTTCTATAATTACTTTACTTTTAGAAGTCATTAGtatgattaaaatttgtttatattgtatgtatgtattatttggTTATATCTGTTGTATTTAATTAACTAGTTTATCTAATTTatactaaataaattattatatattatagtatttttattttctcaaatgaattttgtttataaaatgtatatagatTTAAGTATACAGTTCattcaattgaaaaatttatatacaatataacttttttaatataaggTGTACATATAGATCTACATCAAAACCATCATTTCTATATGATCGAAGGACTTGACTTTATTTTTTCGCAATAGGCACGATCGATTTAATTCACATTAATGGATAATaccattttaaatattcttgcagttttttagtttttaatatatccgCTATTTTAGaactgaaattattttaagtgcTTATTGTAAATAACTTCATTTTTGgtacaaataaaaagacaatACATAAATCTAACCATTTAGAATAGACACATAATCACATTTAGGAATAtaaattttggaaaatttattttacttttcatgATATCAAGATTATAGGAAACTCGTTATATTCGTACACAAAAATACATCtggaagattaaaaaatttttcctaatatttaattaaaatagaaattactCCGTTATTATAAGTTAAAATCATTTGATAAAACCATGATTTTGTATCATAAACTTAAAAGCTTACAAATCTTTCAAGTAATACTTGGCATATTTGTatcacaaataaatttttctgaaGGATTTTCTTTAACTCTTTTTGCtctaattctatttttttgtactgtttttctcttattacatACTACATTTTTAGATTCTTCTAAAGATGATCCTGTtgtattattcatttcttctaATGATAAATAAGACATACATATgggatatttaaataattgtataagtCGTCTTTTTAATAGTTCATATGCTTTTTCTGATTTGTATGctttttcaatatctttataattcgACTGAAcgttattagatatattttcaatatcatatatattctttaatgtAACTAAATTCCTATAAGTTGATAAAGTTATATAATTCGGTTTAATTGCTACACCTAATACATtaactaattcttttttatggtCCATAGGTGATACCCAAAGAGAGGATTCACCAAAAGATTCATAAACTGttgtttttactttatacactaaataattatttttgttaatataattctttggTTGTGTGAagtttaattgattatttacatttaagcTACAAGATTTATCTATTTCTGTACTGTTagggaaattattatttttgtgaaCATTAAATTTTGTATGTGTATTATTAATAGACTGAATAATCCTCTGCTGTTCACATTTATCCTtcttattacaatataaagtagaaattttattgaattgtATATGTTCTTCTAAACCAcctataaaatgaattatcaaTTCAGGTGTGTTAAATTCCATATTTACATCAAccacaaattttttattagtatcaaAAACATAATCTATacttttcgtttgtttatgatttttaatatctgcATAAGCTCCAAAAGGAAGCGGTGGTATAAAATGAACTTTTTGCTCTTCATTGTTCTGCAAAccaaacatttttaatttgaaagcTTCTACTTCTTTGttagaattttgtttttcaaactTAGACTTAATGTATgttttcaaagaatataacaattgtttatctatttctattaatggaagataatcaaaattatctGGAATATGGAGATCCGCTTGTAAACTTtctaaaatagaatataattcttttgtaTCTCTACAAAGCTTTTGagaatcataataaaagtttTCATTATGAGAAGATTTAATAGTACTTAAATTCTGAAAATgttctattaataattcatcaagtttatcatcaatatcatTCTCTATAACATCAACACAATATTCTTTGTCGCTAAACTCGGCATCTTCCATTTTTGacaagttttcatttttaggTCTAGGAATTTCAAATATTGATAAACCTTTTgatgcatatttatataaagcaGTATATCGATGTCTCAGTTgtgttctatttttatatttaaaattttttgctATTTTTGACCAGTCTGGAcctattttcttatataaatcaataagtTTCATATCGGCTTGAAGCGTCCAATGATGAGTGGAGCCTTTTGACGTTAACGTTTGATAATGATCATTTAATTGTATCGAAGTTCTATCAGGCATTAATTGTGCAGCTATTAGAGAAAAATTAGTACCGAATTTGTGAACACCTTGCAATAAAGTTTCAGATTCTGCTTTAGTAAATCGTCCTTTTTTCAAATGTGGTGCTAATTTAAACATCCATCGAAAATAGAGTTGTTGCTTAGGTCTAAAATTCATATAACTCATCACTTCAGCCCAAGGTACAAAATTGCCTATTCTACATTTTGCAACAATATCGCATaatctttcatcttctttcattGTCCATGTTCGCTCTGTTAGCTTCAATAGATTTCCCATAGAAgtatatttaacaaaacatTGATATCCACTACGTTTAGTATCCAATTTTTTTGCTATATTATCCCAATCTTCGTACCTATAGAGTTTtgcaattttctttaattttgattCTTCTGTACGTGTCCATTTGCTTTTATTAATGTCAGGATGTAAAAGAATGTTCCACATAACTGAACACTCATCTGCAGAATGTCTGCCATCAACATTCATGGCTGCAATTTTAAGCCAgtcaaatttcttttccccGAGAGGGCCAATAATCTCATCTACGTTTCTtgcttttaacattcttttaaatgtatcttcagatgaaataatattgtttactTTTGACTCTTGCATTCCTTCGTTATGTGAATTTTCTAATATAGATACCATAACTTCTTCGTAGACTGTGTTTAATAcaacttttctatctttaatcGTCCATATACAAGCTTTTTGGAAATTTGCTATTTGCAATTCTCCACGAGCTGCTTTAAGCTTTGTGTCGTGATTTTTGGGAGCAGCAAAGCAATTCTTATCCTTAAAATAAGGCATGCCAGCTGCGGAGATGTTACTTTTCGAATTGTTCGTCCAATGTTTAAcgtactttttcattttttcatctaTCATTTGCAACTGTTCTTCGCAATCCTCTAAAATCGCGCTCACCTCATTCTTCgtattcattaatttctcgatcatttgtttgtttaaatCCAAAGCGGCTTTAAGTTTATCAATCGTTAAGTCTTCGGGGGTTTTCGACTCTTCAAAACTTCCATCAATTTGAGAAAATTCATGGATTGTTTCGATCGATGATTTTTCTGGAGATTTAAGATTCGCCGGTATTGTTGCCAATACATTttctaaatcttttatttcaccCACAATATTACTGTCTTCCGAGTCACTCATTGCGGAAGATCGTCGAATAATTCACCTTGTCAATACATTTCAAAGAAACATATAAAGTTATGGagttaaagagaagaaatgcGTGAAAAGGAGAAATGATTGTTcgaggaagggaaaaagaacgaatacgTTTTCAGCGCGCGACAATCCGCGTTTTGACGTTTGACCGGAAGTTGTGCACATATGTTTCCTCCGAGATGGTATCTACGAGAAAGCGCAGACGCAGTGCGTATAGCCTGAATATGTCGGCTAGCTGAAAATACGTTAGCCTGTTATCATGATCAAGACGATTTCGCTTGGTTAAGTTTGTCGTGCGAGATAAAAGGTTTTCGATGGTTTAATAGAGCTTATAATCGTGGAAAAGATAAGTCAAAAGGAGCAGGATTTGAACGcgaagagtgagagaagatCTGTTCGAGGATCGGCATATCGTACGGCGgtaaaagtgaaaaagtaGCGCGAGGCCTTATGTCAAGTCAGCTAGGTGTTGGGAGGGCCAACGACGTGTGCCAATATGAAGAAGCTCTTTTCGAAGATCGAAAACACGTCGAAGGAACCCAACAGTTATTTAGGAAAGGTGTTCGTAGTTGGACGATACACTGTAACCGTCGAAGAGGTCCTGGCGGAAGGTAGATATCTCTATATGTATCTTTCTACCAGCCTTGGATTTTCTGCCTTCCAAATACGCCTCTACCCGCCCCTCACCTTATCTCCCCTCCCTCCTTTTAATGAAGACTACAATCtacagttttttctt
This region of Vespa crabro chromosome 23, iyVesCrab1.2, whole genome shotgun sequence genomic DNA includes:
- the LOC124431979 gene encoding snRNA-activating protein complex subunit 4, which translates into the protein MSDSEDSNIVGEIKDLENVLATIPANLKSPEKSSIETIHEFSQIDGSFEESKTPEDLTIDKLKAALDLNKQMIEKLMNTKNEVSAILEDCEEQLQMIDEKMKKYVKHWTNNSKSNISAAGMPYFKDKNCFAAPKNHDTKLKAARGELQIANFQKACIWTIKDRKVVLNTVYEEVMVSILENSHNEGMQESKVNNIISSEDTFKRMLKARNVDEIIGPLGEKKFDWLKIAAMNVDGRHSADECSVMWNILLHPDINKSKWTRTEESKLKKIAKLYRYEDWDNIAKKLDTKRSGYQCFVKYTSMGNLLKLTERTWTMKEDERLCDIVAKCRIGNFVPWAEVMSYMNFRPKQQLYFRWMFKLAPHLKKGRFTKAESETLLQGVHKFGTNFSLIAAQLMPDRTSIQLNDHYQTLTSKGSTHHWTLQADMKLIDLYKKIGPDWSKIAKNFKYKNRTQLRHRYTALYKYASKGLSIFEIPRPKNENLSKMEDAEFSDKEYCVDVIENDIDDKLDELLIEHFQNLSTIKSSHNENFYYDSQKLCRDTKELYSILESLQADLHIPDNFDYLPLIEIDKQLLYSLKTYIKSKFEKQNSNKEVEAFKLKMFGLQNNEEQKVHFIPPLPFGAYADIKNHKQTKSIDYVFDTNKKFVVDVNMEFNTPELIIHFIGGLEEHIQFNKISTLYCNKKDKCEQQRIIQSINNTHTKFNVHKNNNFPNSTEIDKSCSLNVNNQLNFTQPKNYINKNNYLVYKVKTTVYESFGESSLWVSPMDHKKELVNVLGVAIKPNYITLSTYRNLVTLKNIYDIENISNNVQSNYKDIEKAYKSEKAYELLKRRLIQLFKYPICMSYLSLEEMNNTTGSSLEESKNVVCNKRKTVQKNRIRAKRVKENPSEKFICDTNMPSIT